The Hippocampus zosterae strain Florida chromosome 2, ASM2543408v3, whole genome shotgun sequence genome contains the following window.
GAGCAAAGTGAAGACCACCAGGCCCACTCTGAGGCCCAGACCCCAGGATTTTAACTGGCCGCTCGGCCCGTAGCAGTCCGGGAACAAGGCCCGTCCGCCGTCTTGGAACAGCGACTTCTCCAGGACCTCCACAGCGGCGAAGAAAGGCAGCGGGTAGGAGAGCAGCGCCTTGGACACAAGGAAGAGGTTGACCACCGCGCGGATGGCGCTGGGCAGGTTATCCGTGATGACCTCCTTGGTGGCGTCGGCCCACGTCAGGTAAGCCACCAGGGCGAAGAGGCCCTTGAGGACGCAGGCGGCGATGTGGGTCCAGTCCATCATGCAGTGGAACTCGCTGGGCTTCTGCATGTTGCCCTCCAGGGAGGGGAGGAAGATCTGCGAGGTGTAGCTGAACACGATGATGCCGATGGAGATGGGGAACTTCTTGACATCGATGTAGAACTTCACCTTCTCCCACGCCCACTCCCGAGCCCGCGACAGGCAGTAGGCGATCACCAGGACGTTGATGACAAAGTGGGCCAGCGTGCACAGCAGGCTGAACTTGGACACGGCCTTCAGGTTCTTGAGGAAGGCGCAAGGGAGCAAGGCAGCGGTGGCCACCACCGACCACGCCTTCTGCGAGACGGGCAGCCCCGGGAAGCTGTTGTACATCAAGTTGCCACTCACCACCACGTACAGGATGCACGTCATCACCAGCTCGATGATCTGAGCCACGTTGACCACGTGGCCCCCCAGCGCTGGGAAACGGGGCGCGCAGCACGCGTTGGCCACGTCAACGTAGGAGTCGCGCACGCGCACCTTGATGCCGTCTTCGTTCTCCTCGTACAGACACGCGATGAGGATCTTGCCCGTGTAGCAGCACACCACGGCGGCGAAGATGATGAGGAAGAGGCCCAGGTAGCCGCCGTGCAGGATGGCGTAGGGCAAGCCGAGGACGAACATGCCCTGCGGACGAAACGGCGAGGGGGGGTGGCGGAGGAGGGTCACGGACCGTGCGCGCAAGcagctccacacacacacactttatgtAATCTCAGTGTCACACACTACGATAAAGACGAGAGGAAGCATTTGAATATCAAGTAGCTACAATCAAATCGAGGAAAAGtctagttttcatttttttttttttacgatgagCCCCCACAACGGactatattttgtttgtttttatatggATTCATTCTTTGTGTTCTTGCTGGCTCCGTGACAAAAGAGGCCCTTTGGGGTGTTAAACATTACCTTGAATTCACTGATAAAAGGATTTACATAATTAGCCTCTACGCTTAACCTCCTCGCCAAGATTAGCGATTTCATTCCGACGCTTACATTTACGACAGTGTtccataataatacaaataaaataatagtcataataataatattgaaatTGGGAGTATAAAACCAATTTTGAAGAGTGGTTTTATGCGTTTAAATAATGTGCTGTTAGCATTTTTTACATCGTTATTTATACTAGAACGCCGCCATTTCTTGACTATATTATGTGTTAAGACACttatattttgtgttgtttttcattcttttattaTTCGTTTTTTTGGCTGATTGGCTCAGAGAAATCACGCGTCTTGACTGCGATTGAACGCCCACTCATCACACCAAATATGGCAATCgcttgaaaataaatgcaatcgGATTCATTTATGGTTGCTTCCGAAGCAAGCGATGAAATGCGCGGGTTCAGAATGGCATATTTAAACCGTAAGTGTGAAATGCCTTCAAGGTGACTCCTGAAGTCACGGCCTGGCGGGGGTGgtcggaaggggggggggtcgttcacAAGCACACCGCGTACCTGAATGGCGTTGGTGACGTTCCACCCAGCCTCCCAAGACGTGATTTTGGGTTTGTCCTCAACCAGTGATCCCTCAGTTTTAAGGGTCTGGGGCCTGTGGCCGGTACCGTCCCTCTGGTAATGAGTGTCCCCGTCCTCCAGGCCGCACTCTCCGCCCTCTTCGTCCCCCTGGATGACGTCCATTTGCATGCCTTGCCTGTAGTCGTAGTCCAGGTCGTCGCATTCGGCAAATCCCAAACCCTCTTCGTCCGTGGCGGCCTGGAAACCGAGGCGGGCGAACACCCCGCTGACCTTGGCCTGGGACTTGTTGGAGACCGTGTGGGCCGCGTTGGTCAGCTTGTTGGTCAGCTTGTGGCGGATCAGGTGAGCCATTTTCTCTACTCGAAAGATTtaatccaaaaaacaaaaaggacctCGGCGGAGAAGAAAGAGCGAAATGATGGATTATTAGCCTCTGTTCAGTGCTGCGGATGCTGCAAAGTCATGCCTGTTGTCCTCAAGTCCCAAAACCGACACGCACTCAAAAATCCTTAGCCTCTACTCTGGGTTCGCTCTTCCATTGTCCAAACCCCACCTTAATATCTTTtgtagtgaaaaaaaatccaaattgaaaaatgtcttcatttgtccccgcaaaaaaaataataattctgtggaataataaaatatatttaatagcTTGTTGGTGCAGCGCTATGATGCGTCGTGAGCGAACaaccagagagagagaaagagagagagagagagagagagagagagagagagagagagagagagagagagaaatgtcacGACGGGCAGTCACGACAAATCAcgtggaaactaaaaaaaaaagtcggtctTGTCAGTGTTGGAACGACGCTGTGACATATTTGAAGGAAAGAATATATCTATATGGTTTTGTATCATTCACGTCATAAAACTGCGAGCATTGAGATGGTTGTACGCAAGACTGCTATTTACCGCAAGTAAAACGTCAATcatattttaattgaatttatagGGATACCTGTACTACACATATTTATTTCAATGAGGAGTTTTCTCCATAAATGTATATAACCTGGCAGAATTTGtgaaatattgatattttgatTGAAATGTGACTTACGATTGAACGGGTGCCTTCTAATGGTACCaattacaaatgaaataaatgtgtttcaCCAGATGCCTCCTGTTTTCTTTAAAGAACTGTACGCATCTTCTCAATTCCTGACATATGAAAATTTATGGGGACATATTCCACATTCTTTTGCCTGCAAAGTCTGGAAGGGATTTGAAGTCCACTTACCGCTGGCTCTATGTCCTAGTCCTATGTCTaacactaagaaaaaaaaatcttttaaagaTTATTTCGTGTCTGCAAGTATGAAAGACGGGCTTTTTGCATTTTACCTTGGGAAGGGCGATACTGTAGTTTTCTTAGCTGACTCGCCCCCTGTTTCCACGTAATTTTGAATCAACCAGAAAAAAAGGCTTCTCTCAACAAGGCGTTTGCTCATGCGTGTACTCTGCAGATTCGCAATTTCAACATCTTGGTTGCAGATGAGCGGCACGTAGCAGCAGCAGGCTGCGAGGATGCAACTCGTTGCTGATATGATGAACGTGGCCCGCAGCGAGAAAGCAGGCACCGTGGACAGCTCCCACCCGCGCTCATGCACGCACACGGGAAAAATCCTGCAACGGATTGTACATTATACCAAggcgtattttttaaaatagattttgtttgtgtatttcgtATACGCTTAGATCTGTAAAAATAATTGGGACTCTTCTTTTATTCTACGACATGCGTTTGTGGGATGGATTGCAGCGTGAGGGTAACACTTGGGCACCTCCGCTCCATAATCTGCTGTGACAAGGCTGGGCAAAACTGTCATCATTTTTCCCCAAGCTTgcttgtaccaaaaaaaaaaaaatcggggtcAGGGGGAATACGAAGAAGGcgttcattttgtgcacgtgCGTTTTCAAGCCAAGGAGGATCTTGTTGTGAGTTTGACCTGAtacataatcataataattattattataacaataaaacattaacagcgttatttaaaaaatattccaaataaaaaTTGCCACACGGAGGAGGACGTGACTAATTGTAGAAAGCAGCCAGAGGATAAGAGAAAGTTGTGCATATTTTCATGCTTGGCTTGCATGCTTTGGCTTCTGTGCATGGCCCAGCTGCTATTTGTGGTCATGCTCACACAGAGTTGATTTGTTAGTGTGTCACCCACGTCTGGGGCTACGTGCAcgcgtgaatgtgtgcgtgtgagcgtgtgATCGtgcgtccatgtgtgtgtgtgtgtgtgtgtgtgtgtgtgtgtgtgcctgcgcgcGCTGAGGAGATATAGGGAGAGTCCTCCAGGCATctctcccctcccccctttctTCACCATCACATCATGCACAAACTGGATCGCctgcaaatgtcacatgtacACGCGCAATGTCAAAATAATTAAACATGAGCACAGATTATTTCGGGAATTGAAAAGCAATAATAGTAAATACATGCACAATTAACCATTAAtcgtatatactgtatgatttcaacatttttttgtatcatTTAGAAATGAAACAACACATTCTTGGGTACTTCTTcaacatgaag
Protein-coding sequences here:
- the LOC127596896 gene encoding vesicular inhibitory amino acid transporter-like; translation: MAHLIRHKLTNKLTNAAHTVSNKSQAKVSGVFARLGFQAATDEEGLGFAECDDLDYDYRQGMQMDVIQGDEEGGECGLEDGDTHYQRDGTGHRPQTLKTEGSLVEDKPKITSWEAGWNVTNAIQGMFVLGLPYAILHGGYLGLFLIIFAAVVCCYTGKILIACLYEENEDGIKVRVRDSYVDVANACCAPRFPALGGHVVNVAQIIELVMTCILYVVVSGNLMYNSFPGLPVSQKAWSVVATAALLPCAFLKNLKAVSKFSLLCTLAHFVINVLVIAYCLSRAREWAWEKVKFYIDVKKFPISIGIIVFSYTSQIFLPSLEGNMQKPSEFHCMMDWTHIAACVLKGLFALVAYLTWADATKEVITDNLPSAIRAVVNLFLVSKALLSYPLPFFAAVEVLEKSLFQDGGRALFPDCYGPSGQLKSWGLGLRVGLVVFTLLMAVFVPHFALLMGLTGSLTGAGLCFLLPSLFHLKLQWRNLLWHHVFFDVAIFVIGGICAISGFIHSIEGLIEAFKYNIHD